Genomic window (Nymphaea colorata isolate Beijing-Zhang1983 chromosome 1, ASM883128v2, whole genome shotgun sequence):
GAGAACTCACCAGCAGCGTCTTTACTTAGTCTCGTGCCACCCTGTTCGCTACTTGCTACCTGAGCAACATCAGAGCGTCCAGGCAACGCTGGCGACTTGGTGGGAGCCTttgctgctgctgttggtggAATTGATGGTTGTTTTGCATTGGGGCCTGGTCGGCCGACGCTCACTCGATCCCAGAGGAACACATGCATAAGGATTGGTTTCAGTGCATGGCGGTGCAGCGACAGTTTGTGGCTGAGAGAGACTGTGTCGAAACACCTAAGAGCTCCATCCGAGGAAACCATCCATGGTAGAACCTTCTCGTTGGAGACCCTTGATACTATAAGCAGCTTTGATGCTTCTGTTGCCGATTTGTACAAAGCGTTCAGTCCCGACCTTTGCGACGCTGACTCATGGTCTCCATCGCCATCCGTTACTGAAGATATGTAGATGAAACCCTGATGCACAACACTGCTATCGTCAGTCTTGTGAGACCACGAATGCAGACTGCAGAGATCTGTTTACGCTAAAAGTCTAGTCTCACATTATAATCTATCTTCCCTCACGCACGAGAACACATAATAATTTACATGATTCAATTTGTTCCTATGTTTGACAAAATTGGAACCAATTCTCTCTCGATTCTCGAAGATGCATGTAATCAAAAATAGACATGGACTTACCTCTTCTGTTCGACTGATGGAAAAACCCAGTCTTGAATCTTCATCTTTCAGCTCAACCTCTACGGGGAACTCACCGGCGATGGGCGCGTACCACAGTCGGACGGATCTAACGACACCAATGTCCACGCCGTGGTAGTCTTCGAAACCATAAACCCCTGCAGTCGTTACGTTTGAGAGCTCAGACAGGGAACCGGCATTCACGGACGAAGAAGCACAGTCGCCTGAAATCTGCCAACACACATTGAGGCAACCCACATTTAGTTTTAAAAGACAAATCACTAAGAGAACATTTGGGAATAGGAATACTGTGCTAAAGTTCCATGAATTTCTCTAGCTAAGTTTATGATTCTGCCTAATCCTGGAGTCATATTGATAAAATACTGATTGAATCTATCTAGttaaatatttcatgaatctgcctaaaTCCTCCAAACATATCCGTGAAATACCGATGCAGTGTTTCCTAACAAATTCCACCCTGGCAATGCTCGACTGCTTAGGTCAAGCAACCTATGGAATTCTCCAGGTATGGTTATATAACAAAGTTGGTTGTGTACGTTGTGTTGGGCAAGAAATTTTCTAGACTCACAAAAGCATTTTTttccataatttcaaaaatatcctATTCTTTCATTTGGCTTGTGTTTGTGTATGTTGAGTGCACTGAGCAGTGCAGCAACTCTGTCTAGTTATGCGCATACCTCAATGCACAAAAAGAAATGTTGTACATGAGTATGTAATGAAACACCTTAATTGAATAAAAGGAAGCtcttttacaaaacaaaaaaatatatgaaaatttaaaagtttaaaaaatataatttttctaaGAATTCCTAAAATACTCCAAccaccttctttttttccttccgtGACCATCTGACGCGCACAACTCGACGTGGTATGTGTGTTGATGAGCATGTGTAAGTGTAGCTGGCTGTATGTTTGCGCCCATATATTAGAGTGCTAAAAGTGTATAACAAAGCCCTCAACGAAATAAAGAGCATAACCCAACCCCCTCCAACCGCACCCccctccccaaaaaaaaaaaagaaaaacacattaaTCCATATGTTCGGGTGCTAGAAAATTATAACCAAGTCCTCGACAAAATAAAGAGCAGAAACGAATTAGTGGTGTTGGGACTCGACAAACACATCGCATTTAAGttgtgttttaggcttttagctgAAGTGGATATGTAGCGCGTGATGAAGGCACCCAGAAGAAACAAAATTCGTCACCATCAAGAAGAAGACGTCTCGGATGAACAAAAGCTGAAGCTGTAGGGGAAGGACACCACACCTTGGTTAGGATGGGCTCGGTTTGCACATTCATGAAGGCGATGGGTACACCGGAGGCCTGGGCGGCGACGAGCCAGGCGTTGGCCCTGGCGAGGGTGTCGTTGAGATCGTTGTATTGGGAGGAGGTGTTGTCGGGGGCACAGGGGAGAACGAGCATGGAGAGGAAGCAGCTGGAGTTGGGGATGGGCAGGAACTCCCTCATCATCTTCTCCCATGGGTAGGACACGTACCCGTCCTTCAGTTGAGCGCTGTAGAGTGCGCTCACCACTCTTGAGCTTTTCGTGCCTGCGTATGCATATGTAGGTCAGTTTACAACCAGAAACACAATATGCTACAAGAGAGCAGATGCACTGAATGGTAAGCATCAGAACGCCGGTCGAGCACATAAAAGTTCCAAAGTTCCCTCTTAATTGCTCCTAATTTCTACCCTCGCTTAAACCAGCAGCAGGTCTCCACATATTTCTTCTATATCGATCCATACCTTTTTACGGGACCAAGTGGCTTCCAGAGGTCGTTTTGATGGTCACGAACAGAACAAGCAGAACAGGTAAAACAAACAATGTTGAACAGAACAAACAGAATGGATAGAATAGAAATCAAACGTCAGACAATATAGACAGAACAGATAACAAAGAAAACCAACATAAGATAGGATGACATGGTGTTATGTTCTTTAAACCATTAAATAGTGGACATAGAATGCCATTGAGAGGATGGACCGGACTGGacattctgtttcttcttttagGAAGAATAATTGTTAAACGACCACTGGCTCTCCAATAAATAACAGCAAAAATCTGGTCCCCACCAAGTGTTTTGGGACCCAACAAATACGCTGGTGCACTATGGAAAACGAAAGCCACTCGAACACTCTTTCAAGCACGGATAGCATCCTCGTTTGACATTTTAAGCTCCATACGAGAGTTGCTGAAACACATTGCCACGGCCATATATATAAGATGAGAGCAGAATGACTGGGGATATTTGGTGGCTGTTCATGTGAAGATGCTTGGCGCATACTGGCTCCGGCGGCAGCCTACCAATAGTTAACTATTTACGGGGGAAAATTTTCCAAGGTGGCTACAGGTTGGCGCCTTCAACAGTCCGGCACAGATGCACGAAGATTCATCTGTCATCCTCTTGTCCAATAAAAACGgaaattattttattaatgatGATGTTTAATTAGTTCACGTTTTATATTTGTGACTTTGGTATTTGTTGATGTGGCAAAAAAATCATATCGAATCTATAATTTATCAAATGAAGAATTTTATTCAAACCTAAGATTTACCTTGAAACccattttactttttacattGGCAAAAAAATCTAATCTAAAATCAAAGACAGAGGGTCTGGTCTCAAATCCTATGGGTGGTTTGATGATGGgaacagtaacaaactgttcCAGGAATCAGCCCCAAAGGTTAGGGCAAATTTTAAGGACACCATGTGACGTGAATCTATCCCCATATCTGGGAGACTGATGCAAGtattgaagcaaattcatgaaacagcTTGCTATTGTTCTTATTACCAAACAACCCTTGGGGGTTTTAAACCTAAGGTAATTAAACACCATTAATCGATtacatatattcatttttcCCAAAACTAGCAAATACTTTATGAACTTGTTCTAATTATGTATTCCAGATTAGTCTCTCAAGtcaaaaattaaacaagaaactGTTGTCTTTTTATGATAAAATGTAACAAGGTACTGTTGAGAAAATAGAAAGATTTGACGTATTAAACAGAGTGACGCACAAGCACTTTTTCTAAACGAAGTAAAGTTGCCTAGCTGATGTTAACTTGCCATAAGTCGTCAACTACTGCAATTAAACTAATTGCGCTGGCTAGAGGACCAGGTGCCATCGTGGGGAAAGTGATTTTGTCAACCACAATGTAGGACTAAATTTACCAACTATCTGTGGATCaggatgaatttgaaaaagccaaaataaaagaaaatcttaaataAAAACCCTTGGACAGCACATAATTGGACCAATGTAACACGTTACGCAAGATCTCATGATAAACTAATTTTTCAGTTTCCCTTGAAAAATCGCTGATAAAACAAGGGGCCTATAAATGATTTGGAACACATAAAATATGATGGAAAATATGGATATTATCAGATGAAATACAAGTCACAGTCAGCATTACGGAAGGTTAATTCGTATTATCATAAGAAACTACTTTTAGTAATCCTTTTTCCCAAAAAATGACTTCATGAATAGGTTTGGGGTTCATGTTTAGTCCAATCTTACCTTCTAAATAagcatttatgttttttctcattccaGTATAAACACTGCAACTACCGGTTAAAATTTTATCATGCATTTTCAGGAGAACCCTTGAGGTCTTCTTCTCTTACCAGCTAACTTACTTGAACCTGATGTCACTAGTTAGAACCTGTTGGTGTTTGTTACTATTGCACTTGCATGAGACAAAAAGTACTAGACTCAGTTTTATGCTGTTGGGTGAGTGAAAAAGTCTTGCAAAATGCAAGTGTGGTTTTTCTGAGAGAAAAACTAATATACATAATCCAAACCCTTTACATCTGAATTTTAGAACTTAGACCAATCATatctatttaaattttttaaaaaattagatccaTCACTGAACCAGAATCCTAATTCAGTTAGGTCTTATTTGGTTAGTTCAGAGTCGGCAAAGCTTGGCTAGCCCCGACTATAGCCCTTCCTTCCCCAGCTAACTGACAACTTCAACCGTAAGATGATTTTCGCAACCTTGACATGGAAGTAAACACAACTTTCATGAGAACGGAAAATGACCAGCATGATTTGACTTGCTCAAGGAGTTGCAGTCAAGCCTAACAACCCCAAGCAGATTTGcctaaaaatttcttatttttagattctggatacatacatacacacacacatcggttttatttttcatgtaatcGGCCTACCACAACTGACTCCAGTGCTGGTTCATAtcgttaatata
Coding sequences:
- the LOC116249233 gene encoding uncharacterized protein LOC116249233 isoform X2; the protein is MHCSINIQHRRRPFLLPSQPIQRPTPISSVLSLSLSLHGERLSAGRSSDLTSRFQTGTKSSRVVSALYSAQLKDGYVSYPWEKMMREFLPIPNSSCFLSMLVLPCAPDNTSSQYNDLNDTLARANAWLVAAQASGVPIAFMNVQTEPILTKISGDCASSSVNAGSLSELSNVTTAGVYGFEDYHGVDIGVVRSVRLWYAPIAGEFPVEVELKDEDSRLGFSISRTEEGFIYISSVTDGDGDHESASQRSGLNALYKSATEASKLLIVSRVSNEKVLPWMVSSDGALRCFDTVSLSHKLSLHRHALKPILMHVFLWDRVSVGRPGPNAKQPSIPPTAAAKAPTKSPALPGRSDVAQVASSEQGGTRLSKDAAGEFSFRMEDPPSVRQ
- the LOC116249233 gene encoding uncharacterized protein LOC116249233 isoform X1 — encoded protein: MRSSERAGAESPQVLAIECVKGSTKGEEWNGALLQTGDIVEEVHVAGSMVGCAPFKGGRGGVQKLLRASYKRNETSISVRARRGRNEFVEMQGCIVPNEAAGRKQYIIRSVDDPNYAVAFVDRTESECFEIQGTKSSRVVSALYSAQLKDGYVSYPWEKMMREFLPIPNSSCFLSMLVLPCAPDNTSSQYNDLNDTLARANAWLVAAQASGVPIAFMNVQTEPILTKISGDCASSSVNAGSLSELSNVTTAGVYGFEDYHGVDIGVVRSVRLWYAPIAGEFPVEVELKDEDSRLGFSISRTEEGFIYISSVTDGDGDHESASQRSGLNALYKSATEASKLLIVSRVSNEKVLPWMVSSDGALRCFDTVSLSHKLSLHRHALKPILMHVFLWDRVSVGRPGPNAKQPSIPPTAAAKAPTKSPALPGRSDVAQVASSEQGGTRLSKDAAGEFSFRMEDPPSVRQ